In Atribacteraceae bacterium, a genomic segment contains:
- a CDS encoding sugar ABC transporter permease, with the protein MMKKMSRWNKFLDRRLATTMVAPCIIILLGIFLFPLLWSLGLSFYDYSVLRPFPPRFIGFQHYNEIIRDPYIWARFATSMHFVALAVGLQLVLGVSLAFLMYDNFKGKKIFMALMLSPMMMAPVAVGAFFRFMYEPTFGIIPYLSRTLFNVNIGWLIDPSVALYSLVFVDTWMWSPFVMLFTLAGLLSIPQHLLEMGDIDRASWWQRFRNIILPQIKPLLILALLLRTMESFRLFDTIWVMTAGGPGLATETLAITLYRVAFQHYHTGRSSAIAYIMLIVVIVLTNLYLRLAMRQEGARR; encoded by the coding sequence ATGATGAAAAAAATGAGTAGGTGGAATAAATTTTTGGACCGGCGGCTGGCCACGACGATGGTCGCCCCTTGTATTATCATCCTACTGGGGATATTTCTCTTTCCTCTCTTGTGGTCGCTGGGATTGAGTTTTTATGATTACTCCGTGCTCCGGCCGTTTCCACCCCGTTTTATAGGATTTCAGCATTATAATGAAATCATCCGGGATCCTTATATCTGGGCGCGTTTTGCGACATCCATGCATTTTGTAGCCCTGGCGGTCGGCTTGCAACTCGTGCTGGGGGTCTCCCTGGCCTTTCTCATGTATGACAATTTCAAAGGGAAAAAGATTTTCATGGCCCTCATGCTTAGCCCGATGATGATGGCTCCGGTTGCGGTAGGCGCTTTTTTCCGTTTTATGTACGAACCAACCTTCGGCATCATTCCATATCTGTCTAGAACTCTTTTCAACGTGAATATCGGTTGGCTCATCGACCCCTCAGTAGCGCTTTATTCCCTGGTTTTTGTGGATACCTGGATGTGGTCACCTTTCGTGATGCTGTTTACTCTGGCTGGGTTGTTGTCCATACCCCAACATCTGTTGGAAATGGGAGATATTGACCGAGCCAGTTGGTGGCAGCGGTTTCGTAACATAATTCTTCCCCAAATCAAGCCCCTGCTCATTCTAGCCCTTCTCTTGCGAACCATGGAATCGTTCCGTTTGTTCGACACCATCTGGGTCATGACCGCGGGAGGCCCGGGTCTGGCCACTGAAACGCTGGCTATTACCCTTTACCGGGTGGCCTTTCAACACTACCATACCGGAAGGTCGTCCGCGATCGCCTATATCATGCTTATTGTGGTAATTGTACTGACCAATCTCTACTTGAGACTCGCCATGCGGCAAGAAGGAGCAAGGAGGTGA
- a CDS encoding ABC transporter ATP-binding protein yields the protein MHRVELRNIVKRFGNFTALKNIDIVVEEGELLSLLGPSGCGKTTTLRIIAGLEAPTEGDVFIEGKRVNNLSASERNIAMVFQFVALYPYISVWENLAFPLKAQKMPAAKIHQKVKEISTILGLNHILNRYPRDIHPAEGQMVSIGKAVIRDPEVYLFDEPLSHLDANMRVKMRADIKHLHESLGRSMVFVTHDQLEAMGLSDRIAIMSQGEIVQIGPPQEIFHKPVNLYVADFVGSPPMNFLECRTAQDGDACYLQSDSVRIRIKKERWIRAEERAGSQQFAQKTIVMGIRPRHIKIHQTSETGKSGFLIPGVVEFIDPEGKEVALHIRLSESISLKAMLPFHFQVKEKVWIELEQDQIKLFLKDSGEAILV from the coding sequence ATGCATCGGGTTGAGCTGAGAAATATCGTCAAACGGTTTGGAAATTTCACTGCTTTGAAAAATATCGATATCGTGGTGGAAGAGGGAGAACTACTTTCTCTGCTGGGACCATCCGGGTGTGGCAAAACGACCACTTTACGGATCATAGCCGGACTCGAGGCTCCGACTGAAGGGGACGTGTTTATTGAGGGCAAAAGAGTCAATAATCTCAGCGCTTCCGAGAGAAACATCGCCATGGTTTTTCAGTTTGTCGCTTTGTACCCCTATATATCCGTGTGGGAAAACCTTGCCTTCCCGTTGAAAGCTCAAAAAATGCCAGCTGCAAAAATACACCAGAAGGTCAAGGAAATCAGTACGATTCTCGGGTTGAACCATATCCTCAACCGATATCCCCGGGACATTCACCCTGCCGAAGGACAAATGGTTTCAATCGGCAAAGCGGTGATCCGGGATCCGGAAGTCTATCTGTTCGATGAACCTCTTTCCCACCTGGATGCCAACATGCGGGTAAAAATGCGGGCCGATATCAAACATCTGCACGAAAGTCTGGGGCGGTCCATGGTCTTTGTCACCCACGACCAACTCGAGGCCATGGGCCTTTCTGATCGAATCGCCATCATGAGCCAGGGGGAAATTGTGCAAATCGGTCCCCCGCAAGAAATATTTCACAAACCGGTGAATCTGTATGTCGCCGATTTCGTTGGATCCCCTCCCATGAATTTCCTGGAATGCCGGACAGCACAGGATGGTGATGCTTGTTACCTGCAGAGTGATTCTGTGCGAATCAGAATAAAGAAAGAGCGCTGGATCAGGGCTGAAGAACGAGCGGGAAGTCAGCAATTCGCTCAGAAGACAATCGTCATGGGCATACGCCCCCGGCATATAAAAATTCATCAAACATCGGAGACCGGCAAATCCGGATTTCTGATCCCGGGTGTCGTTGAATTCATCGATCCCGAGGGAAAAGAGGTAGCATTGCATATAAGGCTCTCGGAATCGATCAGCCTCAAGGCCATGCTTCCTTTTCATTTTCAAGTCAAAGAAAAGGTGTGGATCGAACTGGAGCAAGATCAGATAAAATTATTCCTCAAGGATTCAGGGGAGGCCATTTTAGTATGA
- a CDS encoding carbohydrate ABC transporter permease has translation MNNRRGVWKVIKPYVAIIVSLIYFSPVLWVFLTAFKPRTDIVSPVPRFIFAPTLDHFSRLFFRRVTTGTGEVLLEATPFVRFFSNSIFLSLFSVALALALGTFAAYAISRFPMRNKGFLMFYILSNRMLPPIAVVVPLYLMYLTLGIMNTHIGMLLLYTAFSIPLAIWMMKSFFDDIPHEIEEAARVDGSSRFRAFYKTALPQVWAGIAATFIISLIFVWNEFLFALMLTGRETRTVPVALSITLRGERGVDWGLLAAVEGIYVIPAIILAFVAQGYLLRGLTFGTVRK, from the coding sequence ATGAACAATCGACGTGGAGTGTGGAAAGTGATCAAGCCTTATGTGGCTATCATTGTGAGTCTGATTTATTTTTCCCCGGTGCTATGGGTTTTTCTTACCGCCTTTAAGCCAAGGACCGACATTGTTTCTCCTGTTCCCAGGTTTATATTTGCTCCAACCCTGGATCATTTTTCCCGCCTTTTTTTTCGCCGAGTGACTACCGGAACGGGAGAGGTGCTTCTGGAGGCGACCCCCTTTGTCCGCTTTTTTAGCAACAGTATTTTTTTATCTCTGTTCAGTGTAGCTTTGGCCCTGGCTCTGGGGACATTCGCAGCATACGCGATATCTCGTTTTCCCATGAGAAACAAGGGGTTTCTCATGTTCTATATTCTTTCCAATCGGATGCTCCCGCCCATTGCGGTTGTTGTTCCCCTATACCTTATGTACCTGACGCTGGGTATTATGAACACCCATATTGGCATGCTTCTTCTTTACACCGCCTTCAGCATTCCACTGGCCATCTGGATGATGAAAAGTTTTTTCGATGACATTCCTCATGAAATAGAGGAAGCTGCCAGGGTTGATGGATCGTCGCGATTCAGGGCGTTTTACAAAACCGCGTTGCCCCAGGTGTGGGCGGGCATCGCCGCCACGTTCATAATCTCCTTGATTTTTGTCTGGAACGAGTTCTTGTTTGCCCTGATGCTCACCGGCCGGGAAACCCGCACAGTTCCGGTGGCCCTCTCCATTACTTTGCGAGGAGAAAGAGGGGTGGACTGGGGTTTACTGGCGGCAGTCGAGGGCATCTACGTGATTCCAGCCATCATACTGGCTTTTGTCGCTCAGGGCTATCTCCTGCGTGGCTTGACTTTTGGAACGGTCAGAAAGTGA